The Saccharomonospora cyanea NA-134 genome includes a region encoding these proteins:
- a CDS encoding helix-turn-helix domain-containing protein, with the protein MAGWDFPRGVASVALLVDFAAERGVPPDDVLKGTGLDLSTVRNPYAQAEARQELAVVRNLLARCAGSDAELGSDLGRRYHATVYGIWGFAVTSSRTVGDAMRLALRYVELTYVFCVPDLRVEGDLAVLDCRTDTVPADVRPFLLARDVAAIHTLIEDLLGITPTPPLRCGTLTLPRELLDRPMPQANDHTAAMCEEQCRNLLAERRARDGVARTVRDRLLAVDGLGLGMAAVAAELGMTTRTLRRRLAAEGAGFRALLDEVRQALAEELLATRSMSVEQVAHRLGYGDAAAFVRAFMRWTGVSPGRYARTGRGKRPVPRRA; encoded by the coding sequence GTGGCCGGTTGGGACTTCCCTCGCGGCGTCGCGAGCGTCGCGCTTCTCGTCGACTTCGCCGCCGAACGGGGTGTTCCGCCCGACGACGTGCTGAAGGGCACCGGGCTCGACCTCTCCACGGTGCGGAACCCGTACGCACAGGCGGAAGCGCGGCAGGAACTCGCGGTCGTGCGTAACCTGCTCGCCCGCTGTGCCGGTTCGGACGCCGAACTCGGCAGCGACCTCGGCCGCCGCTACCACGCCACCGTCTACGGCATCTGGGGTTTCGCCGTCACCAGCAGCCGCACCGTCGGCGACGCCATGCGGCTCGCTCTGCGTTACGTCGAACTGACGTATGTCTTCTGTGTTCCCGACCTGCGCGTCGAGGGCGATCTCGCGGTGCTCGACTGCCGCACCGACACCGTGCCCGCCGACGTCCGGCCGTTCCTGCTCGCCCGTGACGTGGCCGCGATCCACACCCTGATCGAGGACCTGCTCGGGATCACACCCACCCCGCCTCTCCGGTGCGGAACTCTCACCCTGCCCCGCGAGCTGCTGGACCGCCCGATGCCGCAGGCCAACGACCACACCGCAGCGATGTGCGAGGAACAGTGCCGGAACCTGCTGGCCGAGCGGAGGGCGCGGGACGGCGTGGCGAGGACGGTGCGTGACCGGCTGCTCGCCGTCGACGGGCTCGGCCTCGGTATGGCAGCGGTGGCCGCCGAGCTCGGCATGACCACGAGGACGCTGCGACGGCGGCTGGCCGCCGAGGGCGCCGGGTTCCGGGCACTGCTCGACGAGGTTCGGCAGGCCCTCGCCGAGGAACTCCTCGCCACCCGCTCGATGTCGGTCGAGCAGGTGGCCCACCGGCTCGGCTACGGCGATGCGGCTGCGTTCGTCCGCGCCTTCATGCGGTGGACGGGCGTTTCCCCCGGTCGGTACGCGCGGACGGGCCGGGGGAAACGGCCGGTTCCTAGACGGGCTTGA
- the lysX gene encoding bifunctional lysylphosphatidylglycerol synthetase/lysine--tRNA ligase LysX, translating into MSDALDDFHEDLPEQMRIRRAKLDRLRSSGREPYPVGFGRTTTIAEVRERHGGLEPDHHTGERVSITGRVMLYRTGGKLCFATIKDPGAQIQIMLSLDKVGAEALDSWKSDVDLGDHVGVTGEVITSKRGELSVLVDEWTLTSKALRPLPEKHKGLTDPEARVRQRYVDLIVNDEARDMVRKRAATVQALRQGLLERGFLEVETPMLHQVHGGATARPFTTHINAYDLDLYLRIAPELFLKRLIVGDLDAVFEINRSFRNEGADSTHNPEFTMLEWYRAYGDYNDGMGITQDLVRRAAEAVFGETIVRNPRYGEVDLSGDWPQITLYGSVSEALDAEITPRTSIDVLRKHADEREISWDPAWGPGKFVEHLFEELVEHTLIQPTFVRDFPVETSPLTRQHRDDELLTEKWDLIGFGMELGTCFSELVDPVEQRRRLTEQSLKAAGGDPEAMQLDEDFLRALEYGMPPTVGAGMGIDRLLMAFTGKGIRETILFPMVKPV; encoded by the coding sequence GTGAGTGACGCGCTGGACGATTTCCACGAGGACCTACCCGAGCAGATGCGTATCCGGCGAGCCAAGCTGGATCGGCTGCGCTCCTCGGGCAGGGAGCCCTACCCCGTCGGTTTCGGCAGGACCACCACGATCGCGGAGGTCCGCGAACGGCACGGTGGCCTGGAGCCCGACCACCACACGGGCGAGCGCGTCTCGATCACCGGTCGCGTCATGCTGTACCGCACGGGCGGCAAGCTCTGCTTCGCCACGATCAAGGACCCCGGCGCCCAGATCCAGATCATGCTGTCGCTCGACAAGGTCGGCGCCGAGGCACTCGACTCCTGGAAGAGCGACGTCGACCTCGGTGACCACGTCGGGGTCACCGGCGAGGTGATCACCTCCAAGCGCGGTGAGCTGTCGGTGCTGGTGGACGAGTGGACGCTGACGTCGAAGGCACTGCGTCCGCTGCCCGAGAAGCACAAGGGCCTGACCGACCCCGAGGCCCGCGTGCGGCAGCGCTACGTGGACCTGATCGTCAACGACGAGGCCCGCGACATGGTGCGCAAGCGCGCCGCCACCGTCCAGGCGCTGCGGCAGGGCCTGCTGGAGCGCGGGTTCCTCGAGGTGGAGACACCGATGCTGCACCAGGTGCACGGTGGAGCCACCGCCCGTCCGTTCACCACCCACATCAACGCCTACGACCTCGACCTCTACCTGCGCATCGCTCCCGAGCTGTTCCTCAAGCGACTCATCGTGGGCGATCTCGACGCCGTGTTCGAGATCAACCGGTCGTTCCGCAACGAGGGCGCCGACTCCACACACAACCCCGAGTTCACGATGCTGGAGTGGTACCGCGCCTACGGCGACTACAACGACGGCATGGGCATCACCCAGGACCTCGTGCGCCGGGCGGCGGAGGCGGTGTTCGGCGAGACCATCGTGCGCAACCCCCGCTACGGGGAGGTCGACCTCAGCGGCGACTGGCCTCAGATCACCCTCTACGGGTCGGTGTCGGAGGCGCTGGACGCCGAGATCACCCCACGCACGTCGATCGACGTGCTCCGCAAGCACGCCGACGAGCGGGAGATCAGCTGGGACCCGGCGTGGGGACCGGGCAAGTTCGTTGAGCACCTGTTCGAGGAGCTGGTCGAGCACACGCTGATCCAGCCCACGTTCGTGCGGGACTTCCCGGTGGAGACGAGCCCACTGACCCGCCAGCACCGCGACGACGAGCTGCTCACCGAGAAGTGGGACCTCATCGGGTTCGGCATGGAACTGGGCACCTGCTTCTCCGAGCTGGTCGACCCGGTGGAGCAGCGCAGGCGGCTCACCGAGCAGTCCCTGAAGGCCGCGGGCGGCGACCCGGAGGCCATGCAGCTCGACGAGGACTTCCTGCGCGCGCTGGAATACGGGATGCCGCCGACCGTCGGCGCGGGCATGGGCATCGACCGCCTCCTGATGGCCTTCACCGGCAAGGGCATCCGGGAGACGATCCTGTTCCCGATGGTCAAGCCCGTCTAG
- a CDS encoding helix-turn-helix domain-containing protein — protein sequence MALRPDVPVSRRALLSDVWGSQAPEGNVVQVYVYRLRKYLRRGGDCDPVIGRDRFGYRFSGAGPALDVSRLHEAVLRDEPPGGRWPARRSRDVSHPGLAGRIHSSL from the coding sequence CTGGCCCTGCGTCCCGACGTGCCGGTGAGCAGGCGGGCGCTGCTGAGCGACGTATGGGGGTCGCAGGCTCCGGAGGGCAACGTCGTCCAGGTGTACGTCTACCGGTTGCGCAAGTACCTGCGACGCGGCGGCGACTGCGATCCGGTGATCGGCAGGGACCGGTTCGGCTATCGCTTCTCCGGGGCCGGGCCAGCACTCGACGTCAGCCGCCTCCACGAGGCCGTCCTGCGGGACGAGCCGCCCGGTGGCCGGTGGCCGGCGCGGCGTAGCCGGGACGTCTCGCACCCCGGCCTAGCTGGGCGGATACACTCGTCGCTGTGA
- a CDS encoding acetoacetate decarboxylase family protein, with the protein MNAEYPDEPWRLAGEAFVSVWTVPHRKLPRLSDAVTPHTVGGRAVVVTAWIDYTPPGQLSYHELLATVAVRHGLSPAGSITEIWVDSETSLAGGRALWGIPKELASFELDRADAFTASAATPDEWIATATFVPRGPSGPETRARFSIIQSVAGRPLVSPVRARVRPRSTSATWSVNPDGPLGYLAGRRPLVNTHLRDARLLFGTTRR; encoded by the coding sequence GTGAACGCCGAGTACCCGGACGAACCGTGGCGGCTGGCAGGCGAGGCCTTCGTGTCCGTGTGGACGGTGCCGCACCGAAAGCTTCCCCGATTGAGCGACGCCGTCACCCCCCACACCGTCGGAGGACGGGCCGTGGTCGTCACGGCGTGGATCGACTACACCCCGCCGGGACAGCTCAGTTACCACGAGTTGCTCGCCACGGTCGCCGTGCGGCACGGACTGTCACCGGCGGGCAGCATCACCGAGATCTGGGTCGACAGCGAGACCTCGCTCGCGGGCGGGCGCGCGTTGTGGGGCATCCCCAAGGAACTCGCGAGCTTCGAACTCGACCGCGCGGACGCGTTCACCGCGTCGGCCGCCACTCCGGACGAGTGGATCGCCACCGCGACGTTCGTCCCACGAGGCCCGTCGGGGCCCGAGACCCGGGCGAGGTTCTCGATCATCCAGTCCGTCGCAGGCAGGCCCCTCGTCAGCCCCGTACGGGCCCGCGTCCGTCCGCGGTCCACCTCCGCGACGTGGTCGGTGAACCCGGACGGCCCGCTCGGCTACCTCGCCGGGCGCCGTCCCCTCGTCAACACCCACCTGCGCGACGCGCGCCTGCTCTTCGGCACCACCCGACGGTGA
- a CDS encoding enoyl-CoA hydratase-related protein — protein sequence MTETGRDYAQITYSVAERIATISLDRPHARNGYTVTMADELADALGRADHDADVRVVVLTGNGRDFCVGADLSQGDFDFDTETGPDAAWREPAGRVSRRMFASNKPVIAALNGAAVGAGITIALAADYRLAATDSRFGFVFTRRGIYPEGASAWFLPRLVGMGRALDWMISGRVFGADEALRSGLVHGVHEPEQLLSAAYDLAAELVTTTAAVSVAVTRQLLYRMSGMDSPGPLHDLDSRLVASIPHSPDAVEGVLSFLQKRPPDFHGRVPEDLPGFLPWTREDTT from the coding sequence ATGACGGAGACCGGACGCGACTACGCACAGATCACGTACTCGGTCGCCGAGCGGATCGCGACCATCTCCCTCGACCGGCCGCACGCCCGCAACGGGTACACCGTCACGATGGCCGACGAACTCGCCGACGCGCTCGGTAGGGCGGACCACGACGCCGACGTGCGTGTCGTCGTGCTCACCGGAAACGGCCGCGACTTCTGCGTCGGCGCCGACCTGTCCCAGGGAGACTTCGACTTCGACACCGAAACCGGGCCCGACGCCGCGTGGCGGGAACCCGCGGGCCGCGTGTCACGCCGGATGTTCGCGTCGAACAAGCCGGTGATCGCCGCGTTGAACGGCGCGGCGGTCGGCGCGGGGATCACCATCGCGCTCGCGGCCGACTACCGACTCGCCGCCACCGACTCACGGTTCGGGTTCGTGTTCACCCGCCGCGGCATCTACCCCGAGGGCGCGTCCGCGTGGTTCCTGCCCCGGCTCGTCGGGATGGGGCGGGCCCTCGACTGGATGATCAGCGGTCGGGTGTTCGGCGCCGACGAGGCACTGCGGTCCGGGCTCGTCCACGGTGTGCACGAACCCGAGCAACTGCTGTCCGCGGCTTACGACCTGGCCGCCGAACTCGTCACCACCACGGCTGCCGTGTCGGTGGCCGTCACCCGACAGCTCCTCTACCGCATGTCCGGCATGGACTCCCCCGGCCCACTCCACGACCTCGACTCCCGCCTGGTCGCGAGCATTCCCCACAGTCCGGACGCCGTCGAGGGAGTACTGTCGTTCCTCCAGAAGCGGCCACCCGACTTCCACGGGCGTGTCCCCGAGGACCTGCCCGGCTTCCTGCCCTGGACCCGGGAGGACACCACGTGA
- a CDS encoding TIGR03084 family metal-binding protein: MAGASAVLRDLDGESEEVDALVADLDPPRWSLPTPAPGWTIAHQIAHLVWTDAKTLIAVRTPDAFAEEVASALAGGGNYVDEGAEAGARTPPDRLLETWRRQRRELGEALRAVPSGTRLPWFGPPMSAASMASARLMETWAHGQDIADALGVRRAPTGRLWHVARLGVRTRDFAFGVRGLAAPTEEFRVELTAPDGDTWTFGPEDAAQRVTGSAHHFCLLVTQRVHRADTDLRADGEQATAWLDIAQAFAGPPGPGRAREGTRQ, encoded by the coding sequence GTGGCGGGAGCGAGCGCGGTCCTGCGGGACCTGGACGGCGAGAGCGAGGAGGTCGACGCCCTCGTGGCCGACCTGGACCCGCCGCGATGGTCGCTACCGACGCCCGCGCCGGGGTGGACGATCGCCCACCAGATCGCGCACCTGGTGTGGACCGACGCCAAGACGTTGATCGCCGTCCGCACGCCGGACGCGTTCGCCGAGGAGGTCGCCTCCGCGTTGGCCGGGGGCGGGAACTACGTCGACGAGGGAGCCGAAGCCGGCGCCCGGACACCACCCGACCGGTTGCTGGAGACGTGGCGGCGACAGCGCCGGGAGCTCGGCGAGGCGCTGCGCGCGGTGCCCTCCGGCACGCGACTGCCGTGGTTCGGCCCGCCGATGAGCGCGGCGTCGATGGCCTCGGCCCGCCTGATGGAGACGTGGGCCCACGGCCAGGACATCGCCGACGCCCTCGGCGTGCGCCGCGCGCCGACGGGCAGGCTGTGGCACGTCGCCCGGCTCGGGGTGCGCACCCGCGACTTCGCCTTCGGCGTGCGCGGGCTGGCGGCGCCGACCGAGGAGTTCCGGGTGGAGCTCACCGCGCCCGACGGCGACACCTGGACGTTCGGGCCGGAGGACGCGGCGCAGCGCGTCACCGGAAGTGCCCACCACTTCTGCCTGCTCGTCACCCAACGGGTGCACAGGGCCGACACCGACCTTCGCGCCGACGGTGAGCAGGCCACGGCGTGGCTGGACATCGCGCAGGCCTTCGCCGGTCCGCCGGGGCCCGGCCGCGCCCGCGAGGGGACCCGGCAGTGA
- a CDS encoding acyclic terpene utilization AtuA family protein gives MIRIGNASGFYGDRFSAVREMLTGGPLDVLTGDYLAELTMLILGRDRLRDPARGYATTFLRQLEECLGLAVDAGVTVVANAGGLNPAGLAEALCELAQRVGVTVKVAHVEGDDLVARAEELGLGTPVTANAYLGAFGIAESLRAGADVVVTGRVTDASLVVGPAAAHFGWTPADHDALAGTVVAGHVLECGAQATGGNYAFFTEHPRGLPGFPVAEIAEDGSSVITKHDGTGGAVTVGTVTAQLLYEIAGPRYAGPDVTARFDSIRLEQDGPDRVRVSGVRGEPPPPRLKVGCTTLGGYRNEVTFVLTGLDVEAKAQWVRHQLTEALGEAPPRSVRWTLARTDHADADTEETASALLHCAVRDDDADVVGRAFSGAAVELGLSSYPGFHLTAPPGKAAPYGVFGDAFVDAATVPHVAVLPDGTRMDIAPPASRRELTEVPEPPLPAPLPDGPSRRVPLGTVAGARSGDKGGSANIGVWVRSPEAWRWLAHTLTVDAVRTLLPEVADLPVRRYLLPNLWAVNVVVDGILGEGVASRARFDPQGKALGEWLRSRLVDVPEVLL, from the coding sequence GTGATCCGCATCGGCAACGCCTCCGGTTTCTACGGTGACCGGTTCTCGGCCGTGCGCGAGATGCTCACCGGCGGCCCGCTCGACGTGCTGACCGGCGACTACCTGGCCGAACTCACGATGCTCATCCTCGGCAGGGACCGGTTGAGAGACCCCGCGCGCGGCTACGCCACCACGTTCCTGCGGCAGCTGGAGGAGTGCCTCGGACTGGCCGTCGACGCGGGCGTGACGGTGGTGGCCAACGCAGGCGGCCTCAACCCCGCGGGCTTGGCCGAGGCGCTGTGTGAGCTCGCGCAGCGGGTCGGGGTGACCGTGAAGGTCGCCCACGTCGAGGGCGACGACCTGGTCGCCCGGGCGGAGGAACTCGGCCTGGGCACACCCGTGACGGCCAACGCCTACCTCGGCGCGTTCGGGATCGCCGAAAGCCTGCGGGCGGGCGCCGACGTGGTGGTGACCGGGCGGGTCACGGACGCCTCGCTCGTCGTCGGTCCCGCCGCGGCGCACTTCGGCTGGACGCCCGCCGACCACGACGCGCTCGCCGGTACCGTGGTCGCCGGTCACGTGCTCGAATGCGGTGCGCAGGCCACGGGCGGAAACTACGCGTTCTTCACCGAACACCCGCGCGGCCTCCCCGGCTTTCCGGTCGCGGAGATCGCCGAGGACGGCTCCAGCGTCATCACCAAGCACGACGGCACCGGAGGCGCCGTCACCGTCGGCACGGTCACGGCGCAGTTGCTGTACGAGATCGCGGGCCCGCGCTACGCCGGACCCGACGTCACGGCGCGCTTCGACAGCATCCGGCTCGAACAGGACGGACCCGACCGCGTACGGGTGAGCGGAGTGCGCGGGGAACCGCCTCCCCCGCGGCTGAAGGTGGGCTGCACGACCCTCGGCGGGTACCGCAACGAGGTGACGTTCGTCCTCACCGGACTCGACGTCGAGGCCAAGGCCCAGTGGGTGCGGCACCAGCTCACCGAGGCGCTGGGTGAGGCCCCCCCACGTTCGGTCCGGTGGACGCTGGCCCGCACCGACCACGCCGACGCCGACACCGAGGAGACGGCGAGCGCGTTGCTGCACTGCGCGGTCCGCGACGACGACGCCGACGTGGTGGGGCGCGCGTTCAGCGGTGCGGCGGTCGAGCTGGGCCTGTCCAGCTACCCGGGTTTCCATCTCACCGCGCCGCCGGGAAAAGCGGCTCCGTACGGCGTGTTCGGCGACGCCTTCGTGGACGCGGCCACCGTGCCGCACGTCGCCGTGCTTCCCGACGGGACCAGGATGGACATCGCCCCGCCCGCGTCGAGGAGGGAACTCACCGAGGTGCCCGAGCCCCCGCTGCCCGCGCCGTTGCCCGACGGGCCGAGCCGGCGTGTGCCGCTGGGCACGGTCGCGGGCGCTCGCAGCGGTGACAAGGGCGGCAGCGCGAACATCGGCGTGTGGGTGCGTTCCCCCGAGGCGTGGCGCTGGCTCGCTCACACGCTCACCGTCGACGCGGTACGGACGCTGCTGCCCGAGGTGGCCGACCTGCCGGTGCGCCGGTACCTCCTGCCCAACCTGTGGGCGGTCAACGTCGTCGTCGACGGAATCCTCGGCGAGGGAGTGGCCTCGCGAGCCCGGTTCGACCCGCAGGGCAAGGCGCTGGGCGAGTGGCTGCGCAGTCGCCTCGTCGACGTTCCGGAGGTGCTGCTGTGA